The following are from one region of the Arthrobacter sp. TMP15 genome:
- a CDS encoding IS3 family transposase, whose product MISLKASHALPLLLQAAGLARSTFFHRQAALKTPDRHAELRAQIHEAFTVAKGRYGHRRIHAVLRRHGWQIARKTVLKLMREENLICKVRTRRKYSSYKGQVGKIAENLLKREFETDAPNTKWVTDVTEFKIAERKVYLSPVLDLFDRSIVSYSVSQSPTVSFTNESLIAAIGTLAPGETPMMHSDQGFQYQNSSWQKLLSDAEMAQSMSRRGNCLDNSVMENFFGHLKEEMFHRQEFTDTEVFTTELRDYIHWYNTDRISLTLQCLSPMEYRAQALAA is encoded by the coding sequence GTGATTTCCCTCAAGGCATCCCATGCCCTGCCCCTGTTGCTTCAAGCAGCGGGATTGGCTCGTTCCACATTTTTCCACCGTCAAGCGGCACTCAAAACCCCTGACCGGCACGCTGAGCTTCGAGCTCAGATCCACGAGGCTTTCACCGTAGCTAAGGGCCGCTACGGCCACCGGCGCATCCACGCAGTCCTGAGACGCCACGGCTGGCAGATCGCACGCAAGACCGTGCTGAAGCTGATGCGTGAGGAGAACCTGATCTGCAAAGTCCGTACCCGTCGCAAATATTCCTCTTACAAAGGCCAGGTCGGTAAGATCGCCGAGAACCTACTCAAACGAGAATTCGAAACCGATGCGCCGAACACCAAATGGGTGACCGACGTGACTGAGTTCAAAATCGCCGAACGCAAGGTCTACCTCTCACCGGTGTTAGATCTGTTTGACCGCTCGATCGTTTCCTACTCGGTTTCCCAGTCCCCGACCGTTTCCTTCACCAACGAATCACTCATCGCTGCGATTGGCACCCTCGCCCCGGGCGAGACCCCGATGATGCATTCAGACCAAGGATTCCAGTACCAAAACTCCAGCTGGCAGAAACTCCTTAGCGACGCCGAGATGGCCCAATCCATGTCGCGCAGGGGCAACTGTTTAGATAACTCGGTAATGGAAAACTTCTTCGGTCACCTCAAGGAAGAGATGTTCCATCGTCAAGAATTCACTGACACAGAAGTGTTCACCACCGAACTCCGGGACTATATCCACTGGTATAACACCGACCGCATCTCGTTAACGCTGCAGTGCCTGAGTCCGATGGAATATCGGGCTCAGGCACTGGCTGCGTAG
- a CDS encoding transposase — translation MRPRSSLTAEQRLAAVDLFEEGFGYRAVSSRLGVSVSAICELRSRFKIWGRAVLENKTTKQAYSFDFKLAVVRQYLDGKGTLQDLAQMHQLSSLGLLRSWIRAYRDYGQEGLRPKAKGRPKFVPETLSVEVSELEKLRRENERLAAENAYLKKIRALRNQPRR, via the coding sequence ATGCGTCCACGTAGTTCATTGACAGCCGAGCAGCGGCTAGCTGCCGTCGATCTGTTTGAGGAAGGGTTTGGGTATCGCGCGGTATCCTCAAGGCTGGGAGTCAGCGTGTCGGCTATTTGCGAGTTGAGAAGTCGTTTCAAGATCTGGGGTAGAGCAGTATTGGAAAACAAAACAACTAAGCAGGCGTATTCCTTTGATTTCAAGCTGGCGGTTGTTCGCCAATATCTCGACGGTAAGGGGACGCTGCAGGACCTTGCCCAGATGCATCAGCTCAGTTCTCTAGGCCTCTTGCGATCATGGATCCGCGCCTATCGGGACTATGGCCAGGAGGGCCTGCGCCCCAAGGCCAAGGGCCGGCCCAAATTTGTGCCTGAGACCCTATCGGTTGAAGTCAGTGAGCTGGAGAAGCTACGCCGCGAGAACGAACGTCTGGCGGCAGAGAACGCCTACCTAAAAAAAATACGGGCCTTGAGGAACCAACCACGGCGCTGA
- the guaB gene encoding IMP dehydrogenase, which produces MSQPETHDPFALIGLTYDDVLLLPGHTNVIPSEADTSSKVSKRITVQTPLLSAAMDTVTESRMAIAMARQGGLGVVHRNLSIERQAEEVDLVKRSESGMITNPVTVGADATLAELDELCARFRVSGLPVVDDRGRLMGIVTNRDIVFIPESEYSQRLVRDVMTHMPLITGRVGISREDASALLGKNKIEKLPLVDDAGILRGLITVKDFSKAEQYPLSTKDSEGRLLVGAAIGFFGDGYERAMTLVEAGVDALFVDTANGHSQGVLEMIQRLKSEKAAAHVDVIGGQAATREGAQALIDAGADGIKVGVGPGSICTTRVVAGVGVPQITAIYESAKAAIPAGVPLIADGGLQYSGDIGKALVAGADTVMIGSLLAGTEESPGETVFVNGKQFKAYRGMGSLGAMQSRGKNTSYSKDRYFQADVSGDEKLIPEGIEGRVAYRGPLASVAYQLVGGLRQTMFYVGSPNIAELKARGKFVRITPAGLKESHPHDITMTVEAPNYLNK; this is translated from the coding sequence GTGTCCCAGCCTGAAACTCATGATCCCTTCGCCCTAATTGGCCTGACCTATGACGATGTATTGCTTCTTCCCGGTCACACTAATGTGATCCCCTCAGAAGCAGACACCAGTTCAAAAGTCTCCAAACGCATCACCGTGCAGACACCCCTGCTTTCAGCGGCGATGGACACTGTGACTGAGTCTCGCATGGCCATCGCGATGGCGCGTCAGGGTGGTTTGGGTGTTGTTCACCGAAACCTCTCCATTGAACGTCAAGCCGAAGAAGTTGACCTGGTCAAACGCAGCGAATCGGGCATGATCACGAATCCTGTGACGGTGGGAGCCGATGCCACACTGGCTGAGCTGGATGAATTGTGTGCACGCTTCCGCGTTTCCGGTCTTCCCGTGGTTGACGATCGTGGCCGTCTAATGGGCATCGTCACCAACCGCGACATCGTCTTCATCCCGGAAAGCGAATACTCTCAGCGACTTGTTCGCGACGTCATGACACACATGCCGCTGATTACTGGCCGTGTTGGTATTAGCCGCGAAGACGCGTCTGCGCTCCTGGGTAAGAACAAAATTGAAAAGCTGCCGCTGGTAGATGACGCGGGCATTCTGCGCGGGCTGATTACGGTCAAGGATTTCTCTAAAGCCGAGCAGTACCCGCTGTCCACAAAAGACTCCGAGGGCCGTCTGCTTGTTGGCGCAGCCATTGGCTTCTTTGGGGATGGATACGAGCGTGCGATGACATTGGTTGAAGCCGGTGTTGATGCCTTGTTCGTTGATACTGCCAACGGCCACAGCCAAGGTGTGCTGGAAATGATCCAGCGGCTCAAGAGTGAAAAAGCTGCAGCTCATGTTGACGTCATTGGCGGTCAGGCAGCAACTCGTGAAGGTGCCCAGGCCCTGATTGACGCTGGCGCCGATGGTATTAAGGTTGGCGTTGGCCCAGGCTCTATTTGTACTACGCGCGTGGTTGCAGGGGTTGGTGTTCCACAGATCACCGCCATCTACGAATCCGCTAAGGCTGCCATACCGGCAGGTGTGCCGTTGATTGCCGACGGCGGGCTGCAGTACTCGGGCGATATCGGCAAGGCTCTGGTGGCTGGTGCCGACACGGTCATGATCGGTTCACTATTGGCGGGAACCGAAGAGTCCCCTGGGGAGACGGTTTTTGTCAATGGGAAGCAGTTCAAGGCTTACCGCGGCATGGGTTCTTTGGGTGCCATGCAGTCCCGTGGGAAGAACACGTCCTACTCAAAGGACCGTTACTTTCAGGCGGATGTGTCCGGAGATGAGAAGCTGATCCCCGAAGGCATCGAGGGCCGTGTTGCTTACCGTGGTCCGTTGGCATCTGTTGCTTATCAGCTGGTTGGTGGACTGCGCCAAACAATGTTTTATGTTGGCTCACCGAACATTGCGGAACTGAAGGCACGTGGCAAGTTCGTTCGGATCACTCCTGCTGGTCTCAAAGAATCCCACCCGCATGACATCACCATGACTGTGGAAGCCCCGAACTACCTCAACAAGTAG
- a CDS encoding TIGR00341 family protein, producing the protein MALEIRIVIPSGAADSVEEIARNHPGVSEISRTRGVSLVPKGDVIVLQAVRESVEGLLEKLEALNIAQQGSISVSSPELVISDRLDEVEKEVSGDGADAIIWAEVEKDTNADSKLTWNYMLFLIIAVQLAGIGIVTDSTIAIVGAMVVGPEFGPLAGLALAVVDRRWKLARRGAVALIIGFPIAIVLAALATMLSLWLGFFIPADVLRENRATEFIYHPGPYSFIVAVLAGAAGMLSLIGRKSAALVGVFISVTTIPAAGYIAVALVLGEQGRAVGSVLQLLVNVSGIVLAAVTVLFVYRMARRRRPGPSIYSAAHGAANAHNVGSRNPFRR; encoded by the coding sequence ATGGCGTTGGAGATCCGCATTGTTATCCCATCCGGGGCCGCAGATTCCGTCGAAGAAATTGCTCGCAACCACCCCGGCGTCTCAGAAATTTCTCGCACTCGGGGTGTATCACTTGTCCCCAAGGGCGACGTCATCGTTTTACAGGCAGTGCGCGAATCTGTCGAGGGACTGTTGGAAAAGCTGGAAGCCCTCAACATCGCCCAGCAAGGATCCATCAGCGTCAGCTCACCGGAATTGGTTATCTCCGACCGCTTGGACGAAGTGGAAAAGGAAGTTTCCGGGGACGGTGCCGACGCCATTATTTGGGCCGAAGTTGAAAAGGACACGAATGCCGATTCGAAACTGACCTGGAACTATATGCTCTTTCTGATTATCGCCGTGCAGTTGGCTGGGATCGGCATCGTCACCGATTCCACCATCGCCATTGTTGGTGCCATGGTGGTGGGCCCCGAGTTCGGTCCGTTGGCGGGGTTGGCGTTGGCCGTGGTGGACCGGCGCTGGAAACTGGCCCGGCGCGGCGCCGTAGCACTCATAATCGGGTTCCCAATTGCCATCGTTTTGGCGGCCCTGGCCACAATGCTCTCCCTGTGGCTGGGGTTTTTCATCCCGGCTGACGTACTCCGTGAAAACCGTGCCACCGAATTCATCTACCACCCAGGACCGTACTCTTTCATTGTGGCTGTGCTTGCCGGTGCGGCTGGAATGCTCTCACTTATCGGACGCAAATCCGCCGCCCTGGTCGGCGTGTTCATTTCAGTCACAACGATTCCTGCCGCGGGGTATATAGCCGTTGCATTGGTGTTGGGCGAACAGGGCAGGGCTGTTGGCTCGGTGCTGCAACTCTTGGTCAATGTTTCAGGCATTGTTCTTGCTGCGGTCACTGTGCTTTTCGTTTACCGTATGGCACGACGACGGCGTCCTGGGCCTTCCATCTATTCCGCGGCACACGGGGCTGCAAATGCCCACAACGTGGGCTCACGTAATCCTTTCCGCCGCTGA